The genomic segment TTCGATCGGCAGAGACTGGAATGCTGTAAGCGGAACATCACCTGTTCCAGGAGGCATATCCACAAACAGATAGTCTACGTCGCCCCAGATAACATCTGTCCAGAACTGTTTTACCATATTTGCAAGAACCGGACCTCTCCAGATTACAGGAGTATCCTCTGTAGGAAGCAGAAGGTTGATGGACATTACCTTGATCCCGTTTTTTGTGATCATCGGGTAGATACCTTCATCATTTGCCATTGCTGCACCCTTTAATCCATACATTTTCGGGATGGACGGTCCTGTGATATCCGCATCCAGGATACCGACTTTGTATCCCTGTGCTGCCATCATGTTTGCCAGAGAGCCTGTTACGAAGGATTTACCAACTCCACCCTTTCCGCTGACAACCCCGATCACATGTTTTACATTTGACTGAGCATTCATTTCTGCCTGAAAGCTCTGCTGTTTCTTGCTGCTTGAACAACCTTCGCAGCTTGCTTTGTCGCATGAAGTGTTGTTACATTCTTTTGCCATAATTAATCTTCTCCTTTATATTTACGCACTGCTGTACTGACAAAATATTGTTACTGTTCACTCCGTTCACAGTAACGTAGCCAAAATTCATTCCAGATTGCCTACGGCAATGGAATTTTGGCTTGTATGTCTCGGGATTTTGGCATATTCATGCCAAAACACCTCGCGGGATAGTTGTGTGTGAACAATAACAAAATATTCTCTATTGCCAGTGTGGAGCGTGTCTGAAAAATCATTCCCACAAATTGTGACGCACATCTTGCGTAAAGCATTTTTCAAACAAGCTCCAGAGTACGCATATTACTTTACAAATCTGTCAATTGCTACCTCAAGTTCTTTAATTGCCTCTTTATCACCATGTTCCACTGCATCTACGATACAGTGTTCGATATGATCCTGCAGAATGATCTTACCTGTATTATTGATAGCAGATTTCACTGCTGAAAGCTGTATCAGAACTTCCGCACAGTCTCTTCCGTCCTCTATCATACGTTTGATAGATTCCATATGTCCGATTGCTCTGGACATACGATTCAGCACTGCCTTTGTATGTGCATGACTGTGATGATGCCCATGCTCCCCATGAGAATGTTCAACTACCGTCCCATCCTCCAGTACATGCGTATGTGTCTTTTGTTCCTCGGCCATAACATTCCCCTTTCTCTTTCAGAATATCCGATTCTTTACCGCTTATCTGTCCTTATATCCTCACACGCTGTCTGTGGCTTTCCTGCTTACAGCACTTCCGTACAGCGTAAATGATATTATACCACATTTGTCAAATTTCTGTAAAGGAGCAACGCTGTTTTATTTGTGAAGTCGTAATATCAAAAATAATGGTTCCATCCTCCAGGACAGTTTTCTCATAGGAAACTTCTTTTCCTTTGAATTTATTTCTGATATATTCTTCCGGATCCTCAAGTTCCAGCTCTTCCACAAAAACATCACGCATCTGATTCCGCGGACATTTATTAAAAATTTCCCATATCAGTTCATATTCTTTCATATTCCATCTCCAGTCCGTAAGACGGATATTCACAATCCGTTTCACTATTTAGCCCTCTTCGGCTGATTTACGGCAATCTGCACAGATTGTCCTGCGGTTTTTCCCAACCAGTCTGAGACTATTATAATTATTTTTAGATTTTTTGTCAAAAATAATTGCATGAAGACGAATTATAGCGTATCATAGTTTATAATTATCAAAACAGCAATGTTACTGTTCATTTTGCAGCCTGATGTTTTTTTGAATTCTGCATATTCACAGTAACTGTAACTATTCAGTACTTTCGGGAAGCAGTGTACCGGATAGTTACCGACAGCTACAAACTAATTACATATATAAAGGAGAGAAATCTATGAAGCTTTTAAAAGACCGAATTCTTAAGGATGGAGTTGTAAAACCGGGAAATATTTTAAAAGTAGACAGTTTCTTAAATCATCAGATGGATATTACCCTCATCAATGAAATCGGCAAAGAATTCAAACGCCGCTTCTCCGACTGTCCAATCACTAAAATCCTTACAATTGAAGCATCCGGTATCGGTATCGCCTGTATTGCTGCACAGTACTTTGATGTACCTGTAGTTTTTGCCAAGAAAGCACAGAGCGTGAATCTGGATGGAGAAATGTATACAACTAAAGTAGAATCTTTCACTCATAAGAAAGTATATGATGTGATCCTTTCCAGGAAGTTTCTCGGACCTGAAGATCATGTACTTTTGATTGATGATTTCCTTGCTAACGGATGTGCACTTCTCGGCCTGATCGATATTGTTAAGAAGTCAGGGGCAACTCTTGAAGGAGCCGGTATTGTTATTGAGAAAGGCTTCCAGCATGGCGGTCAGGAGATCCGCGATATGGGAATACGTCTTGAATCTCTTGCCATTGTTGATTCCATGACAGACGATTCCTTAACCTTCAGAGATTAACTATAAAAGGATGGGAAAACCCATCCTTTTTTGTTCTATGAATTCTTTATTTTTTCTGATCTGATGTTTTCTCCACTTTTGAGTTATCTTCGGAATCATAGATCAGATTTTCTCTCGTTTCACCTTCTGATTTATCTTCTGTTTCGGGAGTTGGTGTCACTTCTTTTGAATCTTCCTCTGAGGCTGTCTTTAATGTCACTTTCGGCACAGGTGTTGCCTCTGGCGCAGGTGTCACCTCCGGTGTCGGTGTGGGATCAGGAGCGATCTCATCTTCCGTATAAGTTCCGTTATCCACAAGAATCTGATAATTATCCTTGTCGATCATCTGTGCTCCACATGTAAAAGTTCCCACAATCTTTACTCCGTTATCATACTGTGAATAATCTTTTACGTCAACTTTCTCTCCTGTCAGATAGTCAATGGCCATCTGTGCTCCGCCCTTAGCCAGTTCCTTACGGTCCATAAACATGGTAAATGACATTTTACCTGCTGCAATATCCTTTACTGCCTGTGCCTCACTGCCATATCCTGTGATCATCGGCCATTCATCACTTCCCGGTTCCAGACCACTGTCACTTAAAATTTCCTCTGCAGCATAAGCAAATCCGTCATATGCAGTACAGATAATATCCGGAGCCTTCTCCTCTGCATAAAACTCACTTATAATCGAATCAAGTTTTGTCTTTGCAGATGTCTCGCTCCATCTCATGATTCCTGTATCATCAAATGACGTATTTCCGGATTTACATACAAGTGTTCCATCATCCAGATATTCCTGAAGCCCTTCCTGGATTCCATTACACAGAAACAGTGCAGCATTGTCATCCGGAGATCCCATGAGAAATTCTATTGTATAAGACTTCTTATCCTCTCTGGCTTTATCCAGATCCATTTTTTTGATAATTTCTTTGGCAATATCCTTTCCTATTGCTCTGGTATCATAAGTTGCATAATAATTGATATCCGCAGTATCCCGGATCAGACTGTCATAAGAAATAACCGGTATTTCCTGCTCATTGGCAGTTTTCAGGATATCCGTCAGGCCATAGGGATCTACCGGATCAATGATCAGGGCAGAAACCTGCTCATCAATAAATTCCTGAATCTGGGAAATCTGAAGCGCAGGATCGCCGCCGGCATTCTTCACATCTGCCTCATATCCTCCATCTTCAATCTGCGAAGTCATCTCTTCGCTGTCAATTTTTGCATCCTCATCGTCATCAGAAAGAAGCACACCTATCTTTCCGGCAGAAGCTTCCGTTACCTCAGCATCTTCCTCTGATTCATCATCTGAATCTTTTCCTGAAGAATCTCCGTCTTCTTCCTCCTTCACTGATGTCTCTTTATTGTCTTCGTCTGATTTTGCACTGTCTCCTGCCTTGCTGCTGTCATCGGCATCAGAAGCATTTTTATTTTCTGCCTCTACTTTTTCACCTTCCTCAGTTACTTCGCCTACGCCCTCTTCTTCTACCTGGGCGCTTTCATTTGCTGCTTCTTTTGCCTCATTCTTCCCGCAGGCAGACAGGAACATGGAGGATACCATTATTCCAAGCAGAATAGCTGTTGCTCTTCTTTTCATAATACGATCCTTTCTGATATCATATTTATTTATCAATTCCCTTATAATCTTTTGCAATGTTCTTCAGATAATCCCGATAGGCAACGGCTGCTTTCTTTGGTTTCAGAATATGTACATTTCTTCCCATAGAAGTCAACCATCCAAAAAATGCCTTATCAACCACAACCTCAACAGTTACAATAAAATTATCCTCCCCCTTTATTTTGCAGAAAATCTCCGAGCCAAAGGTACGCTGGATTTTTTTCTTTGTAGAATTCTGACATACAAGCCTGATTTCTTTTATATTCTCTCCTGTTTGGGAGGGTGTCGGAGCACTGATCTTTGCAGGTGCTTCAGATTCTTTTCCAATCTGTTCCTGCACATTTTCAGATTTCTCTCCTGTTTCGCCATCTGGCTGATGTATTATCGTATTATCCGCTTCTGTTTTATCTGAAGCAGATTTTTCCTCATAATATCCGCCTTCCCGTCCTCTTCTGTAATGTATATCCATTCCAAAATCACGCAGGGTTTCCATATCATCATAAATACTCTTTCGCTCAGCTCGAATCCCCTGTTCTTCCAGTTTTGCCAGAATCTCCTGCATGGTGACAGGCTTTTGGCTGGTTGTCTCAGACAGCATTTTCTGCAGATACAGTATTTTTCCTTTTTGATTACATGATTTCGCCATAATTATCCTCTTACAAATCTGTGGTATATATAGTCATTTGCTTCTTTTTCCTGACTGTCATCTAACGATGTAAGTTCTGTTTCTTTTCCATACTTTCTTTCCAGCGCATGTTGAATGAGCCAGTCTGCAAGCTGCGGATTCTTCGGAAGTAACGGTCCATGCAGATAAGTCCCTATCACATTCTTATATACTACGCCTTCATAGCCTGACTTACCGTCATTTCCTGCACCGTAAAGTACTTTTCCCAGTGGTTTGTTATTATTAATGCAGGTTCTTCCTCCATGATTCTCAAATCCAACGATCGGCATATCAAACAGCTCACTCTGCAGAACGATATTCTGGATCAGACGGCCTTCGCCCTGCTCTGTATACAAGTCTACCAGGTCCAGTCCTTTCATGTTTCCCTGATCTGTTTTGTAATACTTCCCAAGTAACTGATAGCCACCGCAGATTGCAATGACAACGCCGTTATCTTCCACATAAGCCTTAAAATCCGGTTGGATTTTCTGTAGCTTCTCACATACGATCATCTGTTCTCTGTCCGAACCGCCACCCAGAAGTACGATATCAAGCTTCGAGAAATCTATTTTATCATCCAGCTCAAACGGTATGGTCTCAGCCTCAATCCCACGCCACTGGCATCTCTTCATCAGACACTGGATATTACCTCTGTCACCGTAAAGATTCAGAAGATCCGGATATAAATGTCCTATTGTAATTTTCATTATTTCTCGCCCTCCAGTCTCTTCAGAATATTTCTGGTACTGAATAATGCTGTATAGTTTACCAGCACATACAGATTCCCCACTCCGTCCTCTACTCTGTCGCGGATTGCTTTCTCAACATCGCCCTCGAGGACAGACGGGATATCCACATATTTCAGCCGCAGACGCATATCCTGACAGCGGATACCGCTTACAGTAATAGATTTCACTGAATCATTTCCGAGAAGATCAAAGTCAACATCCCAGAGCCAGGAAATATCTGTTCCATCCTGAGCATTATCATTGATCGCAATAATGATGTCCTTCGGTGCCTGATCCTGCATCACTGCGGAAATATTCTGATTAAATCCCGCCGGATTCTTGGCAAGATTTAAGGTTACTCCTGTTCCCTTAATGCGAAACTGCTCCATACGTCCGTTTTCCGGATTAAATCTGCGGAGCATATCCCCGAAATGCTCTCCCGCAAATCCCGCAGTCCTCACTCCCGCATAAGCTGCCAGTATATTATACACATTATAAAATCCCTTATAATTTGCTACAATGTGTTTTCCTTCTACACAAAAGCTGAGCTGGTCGCCTACCTTTACATCCTCCGCATCAAAATCCGGCTTCGGTCTTGCAAATCCGCATTTTGGACAATAATAATCTCCCAGCTGGCTGTAATGATAGAAACGATATTCCAGTTTTTCACCGCATCGCTTACAGAAACGTCCTTCCCTGATTTCATTTGCCGCAGATTTGATCACCGGTTTACTGATACCATAAGTTACATATGGATTCCCGGAATCCATGGCAAGATATGCGGATAATGCATCATCACCGTTTACAATAATCTGCATCTTCGGAACCTTGCGCATCATTTCTTCCAGAATGTTCATAGTGATATCAATCTCTCCGTATCTGTCAAGCTGGTCGCGGAAAAGATTTGTCAGAAGCATATAGTCCGGTTTGATTCTCGGAAAAATATGTCTGGTGGATGCTTCATCGGCCTCAATGCATGCATAGTCCGCATCAATTTTACCATTCCATTTCGAAGCCAGCACAAATGCGGCAACAACTCCATTGAGCATATTGGAACCTGTATGGTTACAGATTACTTTCTGTCCTTCCGCTTCCAGTGCCGCACAGAGCATATTGTTGGTAGTTGTCTTTCCATTTGTACCGCAGGTTGCAAAAATAGCCTTTCGTACCTGTGAGGAAAGCTGTTCCAGAATGTCCGGACAGATCTTAATCGCCACTTTTCCTGCCCAGGTCACACCCTGTCTTCCCATTTTCTTACATACGTATCCTACAAATTTTGCTGCACAGACAGCAATCATTACTCTTATTTTCATTGTGTATGATAATTTCCTTTATAAATATAATCTTTGTTATTGCCGCTTATTTGTTTCAACTCACAGTCGGTAATTTCACAGAGTCTGACGTGTCAACAACATACTGACTGTGGTTTGCCTCATGTCAGTGGGAGATACCGATTTCTCTCCGCCCGCCACTGCCGTTCATTTTCTTATTTGCAATTCATCTACCACCTATAGAGGAGGGAGAATTCTTGCTATATCCTGTTAAAATTCTTTTTGCTCCTGATATCTTTACCCTTATTCATTCCGGAACAGCTATAGCTATAATAATCCTCTATGATCATTTCATAATGCCGGCAGAACAACTCAGTTAAACATAGTATCCTGCAGATAGTCTGAGCATACACCTGCCGCACCCTCTTGCATATAATATTGTGCTTCCTTCAGGTCATTCACAGTATAAATATATAACCTGATTCCTTTTTTGTCAAAAATCTTCTGCACATCCTCTGACCAGTATTTATAGTAGACTGTAGCTGCCTGAATATTCTTTTCTCTGCAAAATGCCGCAATTTCAGTCAGTTCTTTAATAGAGTATTCCTGCCATAAAGAATAAATATATCCAGGAAAATCATACAGCAGTGCTGTTCCGGCAAACATTGCCTGATTATAGATTTCCGGTATGATCTGTCCCATCACATCCGGAACACCTGCCGCTTCTGCAAGTTCGATATAATCAGCATAGTCCTCCACCGTCTTCTGATAATTACGGACAGAATACTGCTTGGAATCCAGCATCACAAAAGTATCCGGATAATCGCTCAGCAGCACCAGCAGATCTTCAAATGTTATAGGAGTATATTTTCCATAAATGGGCCGGGATAAGAATTCCTCTGAGGACAGAACTTTCTTTTCATCGCCTTCCCATTGTCCAAGAGACTGATACCAGCTATGGCGGCACACCCATACATTGTCAGATGTCTTCACAAGATCAACTTCAAACAACCTGCACCCCATCTGATAGCCTGCCAGAAAACTCTCTTTTGAATTCAGATAGGTTTTATCACCAATCCCTCCCAGTGCATGTGCGATCGTTTTATAATTTTCCCACTTAAATTCAGGTGTGGTGGCAGATATGGAATAAGCATCATTTCCCCACAGAAACAGTGTAACAGCCAGTAATTCCACCAACAACAAAAACATCCTGATGAAATAACCAAATCCTGATCGTTTCTTTTTCGTATTCTGCCTCAATTTTTCAATCTCCTGCCGGTCATTTGTATTCCTCGCTTATCTTTTGCTCTCGTATTTTGTAACATTCCAATGTCTTATTTAACACTTCTTCATCAATATGGTTTTTATATACTCTACGATTTTACGCTATCTGGCTCAAATAATCAAGGGTAATAAACGGTTATGTTACAAGGAAGTGATTTCCTATAGCATAACAAAAAAACTGCATATATACGGCATGAACACCATACATATGCAGTCTTATCATCGTCTGGACAAATATAAAATCGAAAATCTGGCTGGATTATACTAATTCGATCAGTACTTCCATTGCAGCATCGCCTTTACGCGGTCCGATCTTAACGATTCTTGTGTAACCACCGTTACGGTCAGCGTATTTTGGAGCGATCTCATCGAACATCTTAGCAACCATATCTACGTCTTTAGTGTTTTTCTTTCTTCCGGCACCCTTTGCAGGTACTTCTTTAACCGGGTAGAAAACTTTCATCATCTGACGACGAGCGTGAAGTCTGGAAGGAGCATCTTTCTTGATCTCTTTCTGTACTTCATCGTATACAGTTTTCTTCTTTCCGTCAACAACTTCTTTTACTCTCTTGCCTTCAGCATCTTTACGAGCAACTTTAGCAGTTACAGTAACAGTTTCGAAGTTATCTTTTTCACGAACAGCCATAGCTACAAGGCCTTCTGCGATTTTACGGATTTCTTTTGCTTTAGCTTCTGTAGTAACAATTTTTCCATGATATAAAAGGCTTGTTACCTGGCTTCTCAGTAATGCTTTTCTCTGGTCAGATGTTCTGCTTAATTTTCTATATTTTGCCATTTAATTTTCCTCCATCTGTGGGACAGCCGGGCACGCTTGTTCGGTCTTACTGTCCGACTGCTTAGGCATCCCCACCGTATAATATCTCTTTGCTAACTGGTTATTGTTCCCTTAGAGAACCAATAACCTGATCAATTCTTACTCTTCTGCAGGCTGAAGCTGTAAGCCCAGCTCTTTCAGTTTCGCAAGAACTTCTTCTAATGATTTACGTCCAAGGTTACGAACCTTCATCATATCATCAGAAGTCTTGTTACATAATTCTTCAACTGTATTAATGCCGGCTCTCTTCAAGCAGTTATAGGAACGAACAGATAACTCAAGTTCATCAATGCTCATTTCCAGGACTTTTTCTTTCTCATTGTCTTCTTTCTCGATCATAACCTCAGCGGTCTTTGCATTCTCGGAAAGGTCAATGAAAAGGCTCAAGTGCTCGCTTAATACTTTTGCTGCAAGGCTTACCGCCTCATCCGGATCAAGTGTACCGTTTGTATACACATCCAGTGTCAGCTTATCATAATCGGTTACCTGACCAACACGTGTATTCTCTACAGTCATGTTGACTCTGTCTACCGGTGTATAGATAGCATCAACTGCAAGTACACCGATCGGCATATCATCAGATTTACCTTTATCAGCACTGATATATCCGCGGCCTTTTGTAATAGTAAGCTCCATAGCAAGTCTGCAGTCCTTGCCACCGTTTAAAGTAGCAATCACCTGATCCGGATTCATGATCTCGATATCCTGATCAGCCTGGATATCAGCTGCAGTTACAACACCTTTTCCTTCACATTCGATGTATGCGGTTTTCGGCTCATTGTCTGTGCTGTGGTTCTTAATAGCAAGGCTCTTCAGATTCATGATAATATCGCTCACGTCTTCTTTTACGCCCGGAATGGAGCTGAATTCGTGAAGCACACCATCAATTTTAACCTGGCTTACAGCTGCACCCGGCAGGGAAGACAGCATAATTCTTCTTAAAGAATTTCCAAGTGTAGTTCCATATCCTCTTTCCAGAGGCTCAACTACGAATCTGCCAAATTTTTTATCTTCAGATAATTCGGTAATCTCGATCTTAGGTTTATTAAAATCAAACACTATAGGGTTCCCTCCTTCTGGGTTAATAAAAGTTTGAGGGGTATTCATTCAAATACTACAATTCAGCGGAAGATAATAATCAACCACTGAATCGTATAAATAATAGAAATATTACCAGGTAATTTTCTATAATATAATCCTATGGATTATTTGGAGTACAACTCGACGATAAGCATCTCGTTTACAGGAACATCGATTGCTTCTCTGTTAGGAAGTTCTTTTACAGTTCCTTTTAAGTTCTCCTGATCTACATCGATCCATTCCGGAACAAGACGTCCGCCAGTTACTTCAAGGATACCTTTGTATCTTTCAGAACCTTTGGATTTTTCTCTGATCTCGATCTGATCACCGGCTTTTACAAGGTAGGAAGGAATGTTTACACATTTTCCGTTTACAAGTACATGCTTGTGGTCAACAATCTGACGAGCTTCTTTTCTTGTTCTTGCAAATCCCATACGGAATACTACATTGTCAAGTCTGCTCTCAAGAAGGATCATAAGGTTTGCACCAGTCTGTCCAGGCATTCTGTCAGCTTTGTCGTAGTAGTTGTGGAAAGGTTTTTCCAGAACTCCGTAGATGAATTTTGCTTTCTGTTTTTCTCTTAACTGTAAACCATACTCAGACACTTTACGATTTGCACGTTTTAACTGTCTTGTGGATTTTTTATCAATTCCTAAATAAATCGGATCCAGGCCAAGGGATCTGCATCTTTTCAGAACAGGCACTCTATTTACTGCCATTTCTCAAATACCTCCTAATATTCTAAATCAATTAGACTCTTCTGCGTTTTGGTGGGCGGCAACCGTTGTGTGGTACCGGAGTTACGTCGCGGATGCTTGTTACTTCCAGTCCGCAAGCCTGAAGGGCACGGATTGCAGCTTCACGTCCAGAACCTGGTCCTTTTACCATAACATCTACAGTTTTTAAACCATGAATAAGTGCAGCTTTTGTTGCAGTCTCAGCTGCCATCTGTGCTGCATAAGGAGTAGATTTTCTTGAACCTCTAAATCCAAGACCACCAGCACTTGCCCATGAAAGAGCGTTTCCTTCATTGTCAGTCAGAGTAACAATTGTATTGTTGAAAGAAGACTGAATATGTGCCTGTCCGTGTTCAACGTTTTTCTTGACACGACGTTTTGCAGTCGCTTTTTTAGTCACTTTAGCCATTTTAAAACTAACCTACACTTTCCTATTTATCAATCAAATATATGTTACAAGAAACACCATGTCCACTAAATTCATTTCCTCGCTTCGCTTGTCATTCATCAAGTGTCCATGCAAGCTTCCTCATAAGATCAGCTTACGCTTATCAGATGTTTAAAGCTTTATTTATTTCTTCTTATTAGCTACTGTTCTCTTAGGACCTTTACGTGTTCTGGCGTTGGTCTTAGTCTTCTGACCACGAACCGGAAGTCCTTTACGATGACGGATACCTCTGTAGCATCCGATTTCCTGCAGTCTCTTAATGTTGAGGGCGATTTCTCTACGAAGGTCACCTTCTACTGTCATTGTTTCATCAATAACTGCGCTGAGTCTCTTTACTTCGTCATCAGTCAGATCTCTGACACGTGTGTCAGGATTAACCTCTGCCTTTGCAAGGATTTTGTCTGCGCTTGGTCTACCAATACCATAAATGTAGGTAAGACCGATTTCAATACGTTTTTCTCTTGGTAAGTCTACACCAGCTATACGAGCCATGTACTGTTTCCTCCATCTTCTACTTTGAAAGTCCTTAATGCCTGTACATCACTTACCCTCGCGAATTCTCTCACTCAAGTAAGGTGAAATGGGATGTATCGGACACATCACTTCCTTATTTCTCAGTTCCTAATTGGGGTGCCTCGGTAAAACACCCAGCTGCAATTGGCGAAAAGCAGCCTTTCCGAATTACTGCGGCCAACGGGCCAACGTTGCCTCTCGGTATTAGGCAATACATGCTAAAACTATCTTAACAGTCTGAACAACCCTTCCGGGCGTCTCACACTGCAGCCGCACGTTATACAAACTTTAAACCGTCAATCAACCCTGACGCTGTTTGTGTTTTGGATTCTCACAGATTACTCTGATAGATCCTTTTCTTTTAATGATCTTGCATTTTTCGCAGATCGGCTTTACAGATGATCTTACTTTCACTGGAAATCCTCCTTCCGTAAATTCATTAAAATCTGCAGTTTTTTGAGCGCACAAATACATACTACTCACGCGTTCGGCTTATATACTATCACACCAAAATATAAAATGCAAGCACTTTTTTGAATAAAATCACATTTTTTCATTTTCTCCCCCATTCCCGCCTAATCATCCATCTATAAAAACTAGTACATCGTTTTCGAAATAACTATACCACTCACTTGTCTGCGAATCCGATTGCACAGGTCTAAAAGCCTCAGCGTAGCTAGTTTTAATATCTATTCTGGAGCATGTTTGAAAAATCACAGCTAAACCTTCCCACTGCCAACACACAGCGTATAAAAATAATTCATTTCATGTGCATTTGCAGGCATCTTAGATATTCTTAGGCGAAAAAAATCTGCGTTATGAGCCGACTGCCTCACTGTCTGAGCGAAGTTTGCAACGGAGCGAGTTTGATAAGGCGGCTCATGCCTTTAGCAGATTTTTTTCACCTTAGAATATCTTAGATGCCGAAACCGCACATGAAATGAATTATTTTTATATGCGTCCCTTCTGGCACAAAAAAAGAGAACCAGATCCCTCCAGCTCTCTTTCTCATCACTGCACCAACTGCAGTCCAATATTTCTTACTTATCTCTCCAGATAATCCTGCCCTTAGACAGATCATACGGAGACAGTTCAATCGTAACTTTATCTCCAGGAAGAATACGAATAAAATTCATACGTAACTTACCACTGATATGTGCAAGCACCACATGTTTGTTCTCCAGTTCC from the Blautia wexlerae DSM 19850 genome contains:
- a CDS encoding DNA-directed RNA polymerase subunit alpha — protein: MFDFNKPKIEITELSEDKKFGRFVVEPLERGYGTTLGNSLRRIMLSSLPGAAVSQVKIDGVLHEFSSIPGVKEDVSDIIMNLKSLAIKNHSTDNEPKTAYIECEGKGVVTAADIQADQDIEIMNPDQVIATLNGGKDCRLAMELTITKGRGYISADKGKSDDMPIGVLAVDAIYTPVDRVNMTVENTRVGQVTDYDKLTLDVYTNGTLDPDEAVSLAAKVLSEHLSLFIDLSENAKTAEVMIEKEDNEKEKVLEMSIDELELSVRSYNCLKRAGINTVEELCNKTSDDMMKVRNLGRKSLEEVLAKLKELGLQLQPAEE
- a CDS encoding phosphatidylinositol-specific phospholipase C/glycerophosphodiester phosphodiesterase family protein; the protein is MRQNTKKKRSGFGYFIRMFLLLVELLAVTLFLWGNDAYSISATTPEFKWENYKTIAHALGGIGDKTYLNSKESFLAGYQMGCRLFEVDLVKTSDNVWVCRHSWYQSLGQWEGDEKKVLSSEEFLSRPIYGKYTPITFEDLLVLLSDYPDTFVMLDSKQYSVRNYQKTVEDYADYIELAEAAGVPDVMGQIIPEIYNQAMFAGTALLYDFPGYIYSLWQEYSIKELTEIAAFCREKNIQAATVYYKYWSEDVQKIFDKKGIRLYIYTVNDLKEAQYYMQEGAAGVCSDYLQDTMFN
- a CDS encoding Mrp/NBP35 family ATP-binding protein; the protein is MAKECNNTSCDKASCEGCSSSKKQQSFQAEMNAQSNVKHVIGVVSGKGGVGKSFVTGSLANMMAAQGYKVGILDADITGPSIPKMYGLKGAAMANDEGIYPMITKNGIKVMSINLLLPTEDTPVIWRGPVLANMVKQFWTDVIWGDVDYLFVDMPPGTGDVPLTAFQSLPIEGIVIVTSPQDLVKMIVKKAFNMAEMMKIPVLGIVENYSYVKCPDCGKEIKVFGESHIDEIAAELKVPVLGKMPIDMDYATKADGGFFAAIDNQYITDALAVMPK
- a CDS encoding substrate-binding domain-containing protein, with protein sequence MKRRATAILLGIMVSSMFLSACGKNEAKEAANESAQVEEEGVGEVTEEGEKVEAENKNASDADDSSKAGDSAKSDEDNKETSVKEEEDGDSSGKDSDDESEEDAEVTEASAGKIGVLLSDDDEDAKIDSEEMTSQIEDGGYEADVKNAGGDPALQISQIQEFIDEQVSALIIDPVDPYGLTDILKTANEQEIPVISYDSLIRDTADINYYATYDTRAIGKDIAKEIIKKMDLDKAREDKKSYTIEFLMGSPDDNAALFLCNGIQEGLQEYLDDGTLVCKSGNTSFDDTGIMRWSETSAKTKLDSIISEFYAEEKAPDIICTAYDGFAYAAEEILSDSGLEPGSDEWPMITGYGSEAQAVKDIAAGKMSFTMFMDRKELAKGGAQMAIDYLTGEKVDVKDYSQYDNGVKIVGTFTCGAQMIDKDNYQILVDNGTYTEDEIAPDPTPTPEVTPAPEATPVPKVTLKTASEEDSKEVTPTPETEDKSEGETRENLIYDSEDNSKVEKTSDQKK
- a CDS encoding type 1 glutamine amidotransferase; the encoded protein is MKITIGHLYPDLLNLYGDRGNIQCLMKRCQWRGIEAETIPFELDDKIDFSKLDIVLLGGGSDREQMIVCEKLQKIQPDFKAYVEDNGVVIAICGGYQLLGKYYKTDQGNMKGLDLVDLYTEQGEGRLIQNIVLQSELFDMPIVGFENHGGRTCINNNKPLGKVLYGAGNDGKSGYEGVVYKNVIGTYLHGPLLPKNPQLADWLIQHALERKYGKETELTSLDDSQEKEANDYIYHRFVRG
- a CDS encoding MurT ligase domain-containing protein codes for the protein MKIRVMIAVCAAKFVGYVCKKMGRQGVTWAGKVAIKICPDILEQLSSQVRKAIFATCGTNGKTTTNNMLCAALEAEGQKVICNHTGSNMLNGVVAAFVLASKWNGKIDADYACIEADEASTRHIFPRIKPDYMLLTNLFRDQLDRYGEIDITMNILEEMMRKVPKMQIIVNGDDALSAYLAMDSGNPYVTYGISKPVIKSAANEIREGRFCKRCGEKLEYRFYHYSQLGDYYCPKCGFARPKPDFDAEDVKVGDQLSFCVEGKHIVANYKGFYNVYNILAAYAGVRTAGFAGEHFGDMLRRFNPENGRMEQFRIKGTGVTLNLAKNPAGFNQNISAVMQDQAPKDIIIAINDNAQDGTDISWLWDVDFDLLGNDSVKSITVSGIRCQDMRLRLKYVDIPSVLEGDVEKAIRDRVEDGVGNLYVLVNYTALFSTRNILKRLEGEK
- a CDS encoding metal-sensing transcriptional repressor, with the translated sequence MAEEQKTHTHVLEDGTVVEHSHGEHGHHHSHAHTKAVLNRMSRAIGHMESIKRMIEDGRDCAEVLIQLSAVKSAINNTGKIILQDHIEHCIVDAVEHGDKEAIKELEVAIDRFVK
- a CDS encoding bL17 family ribosomal protein, with product MAKYRKLSRTSDQRKALLRSQVTSLLYHGKIVTTEAKAKEIRKIAEGLVAMAVREKDNFETVTVTAKVARKDAEGKRVKEVVDGKKKTVYDEVQKEIKKDAPSRLHARRQMMKVFYPVKEVPAKGAGRKKNTKDVDMVAKMFDEIAPKYADRNGGYTRIVKIGPRKGDAAMEVLIELV
- a CDS encoding xanthine phosphoribosyltransferase produces the protein MKLLKDRILKDGVVKPGNILKVDSFLNHQMDITLINEIGKEFKRRFSDCPITKILTIEASGIGIACIAAQYFDVPVVFAKKAQSVNLDGEMYTTKVESFTHKKVYDVILSRKFLGPEDHVLLIDDFLANGCALLGLIDIVKKSGATLEGAGIVIEKGFQHGGQEIRDMGIRLESLAIVDSMTDDSLTFRD